One window from the genome of Mycolicibacterium gadium encodes:
- a CDS encoding DUF6285 domain-containing protein, which produces MSGLYGRPTAAELVGAVADFLDDDVRGAVGPPLDFHARVAANVLRIVERELLDGFADDVAAALNGLGYADETELAMAIRAGDLDDRPDELLAGLRTIVRRRLDVNHPGYAES; this is translated from the coding sequence ATGAGCGGGCTGTACGGCCGGCCGACCGCGGCCGAACTGGTCGGGGCGGTCGCTGATTTTCTGGACGACGATGTGCGCGGCGCTGTCGGGCCGCCGCTCGACTTCCATGCCCGCGTCGCCGCCAATGTGCTGCGCATCGTCGAGCGCGAACTGCTCGACGGGTTCGCCGATGACGTCGCCGCTGCACTCAACGGGCTGGGCTACGCGGACGAAACCGAGCTCGCGATGGCCATCCGCGCCGGCGACCTCGACGACCGGCCCGACGAACTGCTGGCCGGTCTGCGCACGATCGTGCGACGACGCCTCGACGTCAACCACCCCGGCTATGCGGAATCGTAG
- a CDS encoding class I SAM-dependent methyltransferase, with product MDSTPTFSRFDDAYKTRTAPWVIGEPQPAIVGVERARLIRGAVLDAGCGTGEHTILLTRLGYDVLGVDAAPTAIEQARENAAAKGVDAHFEVADAMNLGDEPRYDTIVDSALFHIFDDTDRARYVAGLHAVCRPGAVVHVLALSDKGRGFGPEVSEAVVREAFRDGWTLEALDETTYRGVVQEPHVEAIGRPVGTVVDEPAWLARIRRL from the coding sequence ATGGATTCCACCCCAACCTTCTCCCGATTCGACGATGCCTACAAGACCCGAACCGCGCCGTGGGTGATCGGCGAACCGCAGCCCGCGATCGTCGGCGTCGAACGGGCCCGTCTCATCCGAGGTGCCGTACTCGACGCCGGCTGCGGGACAGGTGAGCACACGATCCTGCTCACCCGCCTCGGTTACGACGTGCTCGGCGTCGACGCCGCCCCGACGGCAATCGAGCAGGCCCGCGAGAACGCGGCGGCCAAAGGCGTCGACGCGCACTTCGAGGTCGCCGACGCGATGAACCTCGGCGACGAGCCGCGCTACGACACCATCGTCGACAGCGCGTTGTTCCACATATTCGACGACACGGACCGCGCCCGATACGTCGCCGGCCTGCACGCCGTGTGCAGGCCGGGAGCGGTCGTGCATGTGCTGGCGCTGTCCGACAAGGGCCGCGGATTCGGCCCCGAGGTCAGTGAGGCGGTGGTTCGCGAGGCGTTCCGAGACGGCTGGACGCTGGAGGCGCTGGACGAGACCACCTATCGCGGCGTCGTCCAGGAACCGCATGTCGAGGCGATCGGCCGGCCGGTCGGGACCGTGGTCGACGAACCGGCTTGGCTGGCCCGTATCCGCCGCCTCTAG
- a CDS encoding nuclear transport factor 2 family protein, whose protein sequence is MSVTQSGVLVDVADRLFEAIANSDIVTVKELLSEEVLVWHSGDSRDSAKERAARIIDWFINATTSRRYEVIERQFFDGGFVQQHILHADGRNGTSIHMRVCIVIKVGTAGLITRIDEYFDPAEMAPLLDTSN, encoded by the coding sequence ATGTCCGTTACGCAATCGGGCGTGCTGGTCGACGTCGCCGATCGGCTCTTCGAGGCGATCGCCAACAGCGACATCGTCACGGTGAAAGAGCTGCTCAGCGAGGAGGTGCTGGTCTGGCACTCGGGCGACAGCCGAGACAGCGCGAAAGAGCGGGCGGCGCGGATCATCGACTGGTTCATCAACGCGACGACCTCGCGCCGCTACGAAGTAATCGAGCGCCAATTCTTCGACGGCGGTTTCGTGCAGCAGCACATCCTGCATGCCGACGGCCGCAACGGGACATCGATCCATATGCGTGTCTGCATCGTCATCAAAGTGGGTACCGCCGGGTTGATCACCCGCATCGACGAGTACTTCGATCCGGCGGAGATGGCCCCACTGCTCGATACATCCAACTGA
- a CDS encoding YceI family protein: MASLSEFFSDPASAGTWTAVADQSTVAVTSKSLWGVMPVKVRFTEFDAEGQVTAPQTVSGRVDIKAASLRSGIGKRDEHLRSADFFEADKFPDISVVVSSADSVTADTVGLRAQLTVKGTTKPVELTAKVTPVGDGAMRLTTKATINRQDFGVDGNMMGMITDNVTISGDLVFRRAT; the protein is encoded by the coding sequence ATGGCAAGCCTCAGCGAATTTTTCAGCGACCCAGCGTCGGCCGGAACCTGGACCGCCGTCGCAGACCAATCGACCGTCGCGGTGACGAGCAAGTCACTGTGGGGTGTGATGCCGGTGAAGGTACGGTTCACCGAGTTCGACGCCGAGGGCCAAGTCACTGCCCCACAAACGGTTTCCGGGCGCGTCGATATCAAGGCGGCATCGCTACGCAGCGGCATCGGCAAACGCGACGAGCATCTGCGCTCCGCCGACTTCTTTGAAGCCGACAAGTTTCCAGACATCAGCGTGGTCGTCAGCTCGGCGGATTCGGTGACCGCCGACACCGTCGGACTGCGTGCGCAGCTCACCGTCAAGGGCACGACGAAGCCGGTCGAGTTGACGGCGAAGGTGACGCCCGTCGGCGACGGCGCAATGCGGCTGACGACGAAGGCGACCATCAACCGCCAGGACTTCGGAGTCGACGGCAACATGATGGGCATGATCACCGACAACGTGACGATCTCCGGCGACCTCGTGTTCCGACGCGCAACCTAG
- a CDS encoding Rv3143 family two-component system response regulator, with the protein MVEQSPLRVLVYSDNPRTREQVQLALGKRVHPDLPELTYVEIATGPMVIRQMDEGGFDLVILDGEATPTGGMGIAKQLKDEIADCPPVLVLTGRPDDAWLANWSRAEAAVPHPIDPIRLGDAVVSLLRTPVQ; encoded by the coding sequence ATGGTCGAGCAATCACCACTTCGGGTCCTTGTCTACAGCGACAATCCCAGAACCCGAGAGCAGGTGCAGCTCGCGCTCGGAAAGCGCGTGCACCCGGACCTGCCGGAGCTGACATACGTCGAGATCGCCACCGGTCCGATGGTCATCCGACAGATGGACGAGGGCGGTTTCGATCTGGTGATCCTCGACGGAGAGGCCACTCCGACCGGCGGCATGGGAATTGCCAAGCAGCTCAAGGACGAGATCGCCGACTGCCCGCCCGTCCTCGTCCTCACCGGACGCCCCGACGACGCTTGGCTGGCCAATTGGTCGCGCGCCGAGGCTGCTGTCCCCCACCCGATCGACCCGATCCGACTCGGCGACGCGGTGGTCTCACTGCTGCGCACGCCCGTGCAGTAA
- a CDS encoding NADH-quinone oxidoreductase subunit A, whose amino-acid sequence MDLYTPILVLGAVAAVFAVGSVGIALLVGPRRYNHSKLEAYECGIEPVPELASAHSAGQRFPIKYYLTAMLFIIFDIEIVFLYPWAVAFDNLGLFALVEMLLFMVVVFVAYAYVWRRGGLSWD is encoded by the coding sequence ATGGATTTGTACACCCCGATACTGGTGCTCGGAGCCGTCGCGGCGGTGTTCGCGGTCGGCTCGGTCGGCATTGCTCTGCTGGTCGGCCCGAGGCGCTACAACCACTCCAAACTCGAGGCCTACGAGTGCGGCATAGAACCGGTCCCAGAACTGGCCAGTGCCCACTCGGCGGGCCAGCGATTCCCGATCAAGTACTACCTGACCGCGATGTTGTTCATCATCTTCGACATCGAGATCGTCTTCCTCTATCCCTGGGCCGTCGCTTTCGACAATCTCGGACTGTTCGCGCTGGTAGAGATGCTTCTCTTCATGGTGGTGGTGTTCGTCGCCTACGCGTACGTCTGGCGGAGAGGTGGCCTGTCATGGGACTAG
- a CDS encoding NuoB/complex I 20 kDa subunit family protein, with the protein MGLEEKLPGGIMLSTVEKVAGYIRKGSLWPATFGLACCAIEMMATAGPRFDISRFGMERFSATPRQADLMIVAGRVSQKMAPVLRQIYDQMAEPKWVLAMGVCASSGGMFNNYAIVQGVDHVVPVDIYLPGCPPRPEMLLHAILKLHDKIQEMPLGVHREEAIREAEKAALSVTPTIELKGLLR; encoded by the coding sequence ATGGGACTAGAAGAGAAACTGCCCGGCGGAATCATGCTGTCGACGGTCGAGAAGGTCGCCGGCTACATCCGGAAGGGCTCGCTGTGGCCGGCGACCTTCGGGCTGGCCTGCTGTGCGATCGAGATGATGGCGACCGCGGGTCCGCGGTTCGACATCTCGCGTTTCGGCATGGAGCGGTTCTCGGCGACGCCGCGGCAGGCCGATCTGATGATCGTCGCAGGTCGGGTGAGCCAGAAGATGGCGCCGGTGCTGCGTCAGATCTACGACCAGATGGCCGAGCCCAAGTGGGTGCTGGCGATGGGCGTGTGTGCCTCCTCGGGCGGGATGTTCAATAACTACGCGATTGTGCAGGGTGTGGACCACGTCGTACCCGTCGACATCTATCTACCGGGCTGCCCGCCGCGCCCGGAGATGCTGCTGCACGCAATCCTCAAGCTGCACGACAAGATTCAGGAGATGCCACTAGGTGTTCACCGCGAGGAGGCGATTCGCGAAGCCGAGAAGGCAGCCCTGTCGGTCACGCCGACCATCGAGCTCAAGGGTTTGCTGAGGTGA
- a CDS encoding NADH-quinone oxidoreductase subunit C has translation MTEHSNGTGPGPQADIDPPEVIGVRRGMFGAQGSGDTSGYGRLVRSVALPGSSPRPYGGFFDEVVDTLAAALGEDGYAESIERVVVYRDELTLEVRREQLPAVAQALRDDPALRFELCLGVSGVHYPDDEGRELHAVYPLLSITHNRRIRVEVATADADPHIPSLYEVYPTVDWHERETYDFFGIIFDGHPALTRIEMPDDWVGHPQRKDYPLGGIPVEYHGAEIPPPDQRRSYN, from the coding sequence GTGACAGAACACAGCAATGGCACCGGTCCCGGCCCACAGGCCGACATCGATCCGCCCGAGGTCATCGGGGTGCGCCGTGGCATGTTCGGCGCCCAGGGCTCCGGTGACACGTCCGGGTATGGCCGTCTCGTCCGCTCCGTCGCGCTGCCTGGCAGTTCGCCACGCCCCTACGGCGGGTTTTTCGACGAGGTGGTCGACACACTGGCCGCGGCACTGGGCGAGGACGGTTACGCGGAGTCGATCGAGCGGGTGGTGGTTTATCGCGACGAGCTGACGCTGGAGGTCCGGCGCGAGCAGCTGCCGGCGGTGGCCCAGGCGCTGCGCGACGATCCGGCCCTGCGGTTCGAACTGTGTCTGGGCGTCAGCGGCGTGCACTACCCCGACGACGAAGGACGCGAGCTGCATGCGGTGTATCCGCTGCTGTCGATCACGCACAACCGTCGCATCCGCGTGGAAGTCGCCACTGCCGACGCCGACCCCCACATCCCCTCGCTGTACGAGGTGTATCCGACCGTCGACTGGCACGAACGCGAAACCTACGACTTCTTCGGCATCATCTTCGACGGCCATCCCGCGCTGACGCGCATCGAAATGCCCGACGACTGGGTAGGGCATCCGCAGCGCAAGGACTACCCGCTCGGCGGTATTCCCGTCGAGTACCACGGCGCTGAAATTCCGCCGCCCGATCAGCGGAGGTCCTACAACTGA
- the nuoD gene encoding NADH dehydrogenase (quinone) subunit D, translated as MSTSESGGGETVVVVGGQDWDQVVEAAKQSAASHAGERIVVNMGPQHPSTHGVLRLILEIEGETIVEIRCGIGYLHTGIEKNLEFRTWTQGVTFVTRMDYLSPLFNETVYCLGVEKLLGVTDDIPERASVIRVMMMELNRISSHLVALATGGMELGSMGAMFYGFREREQILKLFETITGLRMNNAYIRPGGVAMDLPEEAIGELRDMLTLMPTRLKDLEDLLSENYIWKARTQGIGYLGLEGCMALGITGPCLRSTGLPHDLRKSQPYCGYETYDFDVITDDACDSYGRYLIRVKEMHESLKIITQCVDRLDVPNPGPVMIQDKKLAWPADLKLGPDGLGNSEEHIAKIMGHSMEGLIHHFKLVTEGIRVPAGQVYVAVESPRGELGVHMVSDGGTRPYRVHYRDPSFNNLQAVAAMCEGGMVADAITAVASIDPVMGGVDR; from the coding sequence ATGAGCACATCCGAATCAGGCGGCGGCGAAACCGTCGTCGTCGTCGGCGGCCAGGACTGGGACCAGGTCGTGGAGGCGGCAAAGCAGAGCGCGGCGTCGCACGCCGGGGAACGCATCGTGGTCAACATGGGACCACAGCATCCCTCCACCCACGGGGTGCTGCGCCTGATCCTGGAGATCGAGGGCGAGACGATCGTCGAGATCCGTTGCGGTATCGGCTATCTGCACACCGGCATCGAGAAGAACCTCGAGTTCCGCACCTGGACCCAAGGTGTCACCTTCGTCACCCGAATGGATTACCTGTCACCGCTTTTCAACGAAACGGTGTACTGCCTAGGTGTGGAGAAGCTCCTCGGCGTCACCGACGACATCCCCGAACGCGCCAGCGTCATCCGCGTGATGATGATGGAACTCAACAGGATCTCCAGCCACCTGGTCGCCCTGGCCACCGGCGGCATGGAGCTGGGATCCATGGGCGCGATGTTCTACGGATTCCGCGAGCGTGAGCAGATCCTGAAGCTGTTCGAGACCATCACCGGCCTGCGGATGAACAACGCCTACATCCGCCCCGGCGGCGTGGCCATGGATCTGCCCGAGGAGGCCATCGGCGAGCTGCGCGACATGCTCACGTTGATGCCCACCAGGCTCAAAGATCTCGAGGACCTGCTCTCGGAGAACTACATCTGGAAAGCGCGCACCCAGGGCATCGGCTATCTCGGTCTGGAAGGGTGCATGGCGCTGGGGATCACCGGCCCCTGCCTGCGCTCCACCGGTCTGCCCCACGACCTCCGCAAATCGCAGCCCTACTGCGGGTATGAGACCTACGACTTCGACGTCATCACCGACGACGCCTGCGACTCTTACGGCCGCTATCTGATCAGGGTCAAAGAGATGCACGAGTCGCTCAAAATCATCACCCAATGCGTCGACCGACTCGACGTGCCCAACCCCGGGCCGGTGATGATCCAGGACAAGAAGCTGGCCTGGCCCGCCGACCTCAAACTCGGCCCCGACGGGCTGGGCAACTCCGAAGAACACATCGCCAAGATCATGGGCCACTCGATGGAGGGGCTGATCCACCACTTCAAGCTCGTCACCGAAGGCATCCGCGTCCCCGCCGGACAGGTCTACGTCGCGGTCGAATCCCCGCGCGGCGAACTGGGTGTCCACATGGTCTCCGACGGCGGCACCCGGCCCTACCGCGTGCACTACCGCGACCCCTCCTTCAACAACCTGCAGGCCGTGGCAGCGATGTGCGAAGGCGGCATGGTCGCCGACGCCATCACCGCGGTGGCATCCATCGACCCGGTGATGGGAGGCGTGGACAGATGA
- the nuoE gene encoding NADH-quinone oxidoreductase subunit NuoE, producing the protein MTVFLELGQRPDEPGPPIHGAKTYPAEVAARLAADAETVIARYPQSRSALLPLLHLVQSEDGCLTPAGIAFCAKQLGLTDAEVTAVATFYSMYRRTPTGEYLVGVCTNTLCAIMGGDAILESLEDHLGVHAGQTTEDGKVTLEHVECNAACDYAPVVMVNWEFFDNQTPSSARDLVDGLRDGKPPMPTRGAPLCKFKETARVLAGLPDPQAAAAQTPTGDATLAGLRIAKERGMEAPAADAATDSHSGPDDEKVATEATKNQAAPAPSADVPAQPNEPETDPDATESKT; encoded by the coding sequence ATGACGGTGTTCCTCGAGCTCGGTCAGCGCCCCGATGAGCCGGGCCCGCCGATTCACGGCGCCAAGACATATCCGGCCGAGGTGGCCGCGCGCCTGGCGGCAGACGCCGAGACGGTCATCGCCCGCTATCCGCAGAGCCGTTCGGCGTTGTTGCCGCTGCTGCACCTCGTCCAGTCAGAAGACGGATGTTTGACACCGGCGGGTATCGCGTTCTGCGCCAAGCAGTTGGGGCTGACGGACGCCGAAGTCACCGCGGTGGCCACCTTCTACTCCATGTACCGCCGCACGCCGACCGGTGAATACCTCGTGGGCGTGTGCACCAACACGCTGTGCGCCATCATGGGCGGCGACGCGATTCTCGAGTCGCTCGAAGACCACCTGGGCGTGCACGCCGGCCAGACCACCGAAGACGGCAAGGTCACCCTCGAGCACGTCGAGTGCAACGCCGCATGCGACTACGCACCGGTCGTGATGGTCAACTGGGAGTTCTTCGACAACCAAACGCCGTCATCGGCCCGCGACCTCGTCGACGGCTTACGCGACGGCAAACCGCCCATGCCGACGCGCGGCGCGCCGCTGTGCAAGTTCAAAGAGACTGCGAGAGTCCTTGCAGGCCTGCCCGATCCGCAGGCAGCCGCCGCGCAGACCCCGACCGGGGACGCCACGCTGGCCGGGCTGCGGATCGCCAAGGAACGTGGCATGGAGGCGCCCGCGGCCGACGCGGCGACGGACTCCCACAGCGGGCCCGACGACGAGAAGGTCGCGACCGAGGCGACGAAGAATCAAGCGGCGCCCGCACCGTCCGCCGATGTGCCGGCCCAGCCGAACGAGCCCGAAACCGACCCGGACGCAACGGAATCGAAGACATGA
- the nuoF gene encoding NADH-quinone oxidoreductase subunit NuoF, whose translation MTPLTPVLSRFWDEPEPWSMETYRRHDGYRALDKALKMDPDDLIATVKDSGLRGRGGAGFPTGTKWSFIPQDDTGAGAKPHYLVVNADESEPGTCKDIPLMLTTPHFLVEGVIIASYAIRAHHAFIYVRGEVVPVLRRLQAAVAEAYEAGYLGTNILDSGFDLELIVHAGAGAYICGEETALLDSLEGRRGQPRLRPPFPAVAGLYASPTVVNNVESIASVPPVLLNGVDWFRSMGSEKSPGFTLYSLSGHVTTPGQYEAPLGITMRELLDYAGGVRTGHSLKFWTPGGSSTPLLTDEHLDVPLDYEGMAGVGTMLGTKALQVFDETTCVVRAVRRWTQFYAHESCGKCTPCREGTYWLAQIYARLETGTGTEADIEKLLDIADNINGKSFCALGDGAAAPILSSIKFFRDEYYQHLSGGCPFDPHASALMATEGVGV comes from the coding sequence ATGACACCACTGACTCCTGTTTTGAGCCGGTTCTGGGACGAGCCGGAACCCTGGTCGATGGAGACCTACCGCCGGCATGACGGCTACCGGGCACTCGACAAAGCGCTCAAGATGGACCCCGACGACCTCATCGCCACCGTGAAGGATTCGGGCCTGCGGGGGCGCGGCGGCGCAGGGTTCCCGACGGGCACCAAATGGTCGTTCATCCCGCAGGACGACACCGGCGCCGGTGCCAAGCCGCACTACCTCGTCGTCAACGCGGACGAGTCCGAACCCGGTACGTGCAAAGACATTCCGCTGATGCTGACCACCCCGCACTTCCTGGTGGAGGGCGTCATCATTGCGTCGTACGCGATCCGCGCGCATCACGCGTTCATCTACGTCCGCGGCGAGGTGGTACCGGTACTTCGGCGACTGCAGGCCGCGGTGGCCGAGGCGTACGAGGCCGGCTATCTGGGAACGAACATCCTCGACTCTGGCTTCGATCTGGAATTGATTGTGCACGCCGGGGCGGGCGCATACATCTGCGGTGAGGAGACAGCGCTGCTGGACTCCCTGGAGGGGCGTCGCGGTCAGCCGCGCCTGCGCCCGCCGTTCCCCGCCGTCGCCGGTCTGTACGCCTCACCGACGGTGGTCAACAATGTCGAATCCATCGCCAGCGTGCCGCCCGTGCTGCTCAACGGAGTGGACTGGTTCCGGTCGATGGGAAGCGAGAAATCCCCAGGCTTCACGCTGTATTCGCTGTCCGGTCACGTCACCACACCCGGCCAGTACGAGGCACCGCTGGGCATCACGATGCGCGAACTGCTCGACTACGCAGGCGGTGTCCGGACCGGCCACAGTCTCAAGTTCTGGACGCCCGGCGGTTCGTCCACACCGCTGCTGACCGACGAACACCTCGACGTGCCACTGGATTACGAAGGCATGGCCGGGGTCGGAACGATGCTGGGCACCAAGGCGCTGCAAGTGTTCGACGAAACGACCTGCGTCGTCCGCGCGGTGCGCCGATGGACCCAGTTCTACGCACACGAATCGTGCGGCAAGTGCACACCGTGCCGGGAGGGCACCTACTGGCTGGCGCAGATCTATGCACGACTCGAGACCGGCACGGGCACCGAAGCCGACATCGAGAAGCTGTTGGACATCGCCGACAACATCAATGGGAAGTCGTTCTGCGCGCTGGGTGACGGCGCGGCAGCGCCCATCCTGTCGTCGATCAAGTTCTTCCGCGACGAGTACTACCAGCATCTGTCCGGCGGCTGCCCGTTCGATCCGCACGCCTCGGCTCTGATGGCAACGGAAGGGGTGGGGGTCTAG
- a CDS encoding NADH-quinone oxidoreductase subunit G, producing MTVTEPANDAPPVEMVNLTIDGVEVSVPKGTLVIRAAELIGIQIPRFCDHPLLDPVGACRQCLVEVEGQRKPMASCTITCTPDMVVKTQLTSESADKAQQGVMELLLINHPLDCPVCDKGGECPLQNQAMSNGRPETRFEDVKRTFPKPINISSEVLLDRERCVLCARCTRFSEQIAGDPFIDLLERGALQQVGIAPGEPFQSYYSGNTVQICPVGALTSAAYRFRARPFDLVSSPSVCEHCADGCAERTDHRRGKVMRRLAGDDPEVNEEWNCDKGRWAFTYATLGDRITTPLVREDGELRPASWSEAISVACAGLAAARGNAGVLVGGRLTVEDAYAYSKFARMVLDTNDIDFRARAHSVEEEEFLAAHIAGRPMTVTYADLENAPAVLLAGLEPEEESPIVFLRLRKAVRKHGLQVKSIAPFATRSLGKLRGELIATVPGGEGVALDALGDDAQLKLPGAVIVVGERLATSPGALSAAGKLAAATGARLAWVPRRAGERGALEAGALPSLLPGGRPVSDTAAREQTAAGWHVGELPTTPGRDTAGILDAARKGELGALLVGGVELADLPDPDAALAAIDTAPFVVSLELRESDVTERADVVFPIAPVVEKGGAFINWEGRIRPFEPALQTNATPDRRVLQFLADELGVDLNMPTALAAGEELAQLGLWAGERAGAPTVASSQPEKPGEGKAVLAGWRMLLDDGRLQDGELHLAGTARQPVTRMSAATAASIGAGDDDLVTVRTERGEVTLPLVITEMPDSTVWLPMNSPQSAVYRQLGVTTGTVVSIERASI from the coding sequence ATGACCGTGACCGAACCGGCCAACGACGCCCCGCCCGTCGAAATGGTGAACCTCACCATCGACGGTGTGGAGGTCAGTGTCCCCAAGGGCACCTTGGTGATTCGCGCCGCCGAGCTGATCGGCATCCAGATTCCACGGTTCTGCGACCACCCGCTGCTCGACCCCGTCGGCGCGTGCAGGCAGTGTCTGGTCGAGGTCGAAGGCCAGCGCAAGCCCATGGCCTCGTGCACCATCACGTGCACACCCGACATGGTGGTGAAGACCCAGCTGACATCGGAGTCCGCGGACAAGGCGCAGCAAGGCGTCATGGAACTCCTGCTGATCAACCACCCACTCGACTGCCCGGTGTGCGACAAAGGCGGCGAGTGCCCGCTCCAAAACCAGGCGATGTCCAACGGCCGGCCCGAAACCCGCTTCGAGGACGTCAAACGCACCTTCCCGAAGCCGATCAACATCTCGTCGGAAGTGTTGCTCGACCGGGAACGCTGCGTGCTTTGCGCGCGCTGCACCCGATTCTCCGAACAGATCGCCGGCGACCCGTTCATCGATCTGCTCGAACGCGGTGCGCTGCAACAGGTCGGCATCGCCCCCGGCGAGCCGTTCCAGTCGTACTACTCCGGAAACACCGTGCAGATCTGCCCGGTCGGCGCCCTCACCAGCGCGGCCTACCGCTTCCGCGCGCGGCCGTTCGACCTGGTGTCCAGCCCCAGCGTGTGTGAACACTGCGCAGACGGGTGTGCCGAACGAACCGATCACCGTCGCGGAAAGGTCATGCGCCGGTTGGCCGGTGACGACCCGGAAGTGAACGAGGAATGGAACTGCGACAAGGGACGGTGGGCGTTCACCTACGCGACCCTGGGCGATCGCATCACCACGCCCCTGGTTCGCGAGGACGGTGAGCTTCGACCGGCGTCGTGGTCGGAGGCCATCAGCGTGGCATGCGCGGGGCTGGCCGCGGCACGCGGCAACGCCGGCGTGCTGGTCGGCGGGCGACTGACCGTCGAGGACGCCTACGCGTACTCGAAGTTCGCCCGAATGGTGCTTGACACCAACGACATCGACTTCCGGGCCCGCGCGCACAGCGTGGAAGAGGAGGAGTTCCTCGCCGCGCACATCGCAGGCCGGCCGATGACTGTGACCTACGCCGACCTGGAGAACGCACCCGCGGTGCTGCTGGCCGGGTTGGAGCCTGAAGAAGAATCACCGATCGTGTTCCTGCGCCTGCGTAAGGCCGTCCGCAAGCACGGCTTGCAGGTCAAGTCGATCGCGCCGTTCGCCACCCGGTCGCTGGGCAAGCTGCGCGGCGAACTGATCGCCACGGTGCCCGGCGGTGAAGGCGTCGCACTCGACGCGCTTGGCGATGACGCTCAGCTGAAGCTGCCCGGTGCCGTCATCGTGGTCGGTGAGCGGCTCGCCACCTCGCCCGGAGCGCTCTCCGCGGCAGGCAAATTGGCCGCCGCGACCGGTGCTCGGCTGGCGTGGGTACCGCGACGAGCCGGTGAGCGCGGCGCACTGGAGGCGGGTGCGCTGCCCAGCCTGTTGCCCGGTGGCCGACCGGTCAGCGATACCGCGGCCCGCGAGCAAACCGCCGCCGGTTGGCATGTCGGTGAGCTACCGACCACCCCCGGCCGCGACACCGCGGGCATTCTGGACGCCGCCCGCAAGGGCGAGCTGGGCGCCCTGCTGGTCGGCGGCGTCGAGCTTGCCGACCTACCCGACCCGGACGCCGCCCTGGCAGCGATCGACACAGCGCCGTTCGTGGTGAGCCTGGAGCTGCGCGAGAGTGACGTCACCGAACGCGCCGACGTGGTCTTCCCGATCGCGCCCGTCGTCGAGAAGGGTGGAGCGTTCATCAACTGGGAGGGCCGGATTCGCCCGTTCGAACCAGCGCTGCAGACGAACGCCACGCCCGACCGACGGGTCCTGCAGTTTCTCGCCGACGAGCTGGGCGTCGACCTCAACATGCCGACGGCGCTGGCCGCTGGTGAGGAGTTGGCGCAGCTCGGACTGTGGGCGGGTGAGCGGGCGGGCGCACCGACGGTGGCGTCGTCGCAGCCCGAAAAGCCCGGCGAAGGCAAGGCCGTGCTCGCCGGTTGGCGCATGCTGCTCGACGACGGACGCCTGCAGGACGGTGAACTGCATCTCGCAGGCACCGCCCGCCAACCTGTCACTCGCATGTCGGCGGCCACCGCGGCCTCAATCGGTGCTGGGGACGACGATCTGGTGACCGTGCGCACCGAACGCGGCGAAGTCACGCTGCCACTGGTCATCACCGAAATGCCCGACAGCACCGTGTGGCTGCCGATGAACTCACCCCAGTCGGCGGTCTACCGACAGCTCGGCGTGACCACGGGCACCGTCGTCTCGATCGAACGGGCTTCGATATGA